The window CAATAATACCTTCGCCTACACGAGCAATAACGGTTTCTTCGCCTGCCCCTCCAACTAATTGTTTGATGTTGGCGCGAACTGTTATACGAGCGCGAACTAATAATTGAATACCATTCTTAGCCACTGCTGCAATAGCTGGCGTGTCAATAACTTTAGGATTTACCGACATTTGCACTGCATTAAACACATCACGACCAGCCAAGTCTATTGCTGTTGCCATTTGAAAAGTCAAATCGATATTTGCTTTTTCTGCCGAAACTAAAGCATGAACTACTCTTTCTACATGACCTCCTGCCAAGTAGTGAGCCTCCAATAAGTCTCTCGTTATGTTTTTTAACCCTGCCTTATGCGCCTCAATCATTGCATTAACAATCACTGGGGGTGGCACTTTCCTTAATCTCATTAAGAACAGTTGAATTAACGAGATATTAACTCCCGATGCCTTTGCGTTTATCCATAACACAAAAGGCACGTAGTAAAAGAATATCGACAACAATACTATTGCCGCTATAACCAATACTACCCAAAGAAACATTCCTGATTCTACCATAAATTTGTTTTTAAATTGTTTATATTCACTTCGTTTTTACCAATAATTGCGTAGGCGATACTTTTACCACCACAATGGGGGTATCTTCGTTTATAAAATCGCCTATAGATTTCCCTTCTATAACAACACCATTCACTTTAACCTTACCTATAGGGTTTAGTCGCGATATAGTTACACCTTCATCTCCTACTTCATAATTTGTCTGCGATTCGCTTGCTACTGTTGAGCTTATATCTGTTTTCAAAGCTATAGAATCTAAAGCTTTCGACTTTATCAGATATACTACTGCCAACAATGTTACTACCGATACCACCGCTACAGTTATTATACCTGCTGTTGTCCCTAAGCTACTAAAAGCATAAAATATCCCACCAAGAGCAAACACTGCCCCTATTATAGCAGCTATAGTGACTCCCGGTATAAGAAATATTTCTACCAATATCAGGAGTATTCCCAATATACATAATGTAACTACAATAAATATATCCATATCGTTATTTTCTTAAATATTTAATTTCAAAATTACGTGCATTTCGTTGTGTTTCTTCTAATTGCAATATTAAAGATTCTATCTTAGATTCTTTTGAAAGTATATTAGAGTTTAATCTCTGATTACTTCTATTGCCTTTCGCAAATTCTTTTCTATGCTCTTCTAATTCTTTATTTAATACCTCAATTGAGTTTTCTATTTGTTGCGATTTCAAAAAAGCCTGCTTAGCTGCATCATTCTCAAAATCATCTAATGTGTAATAAATAATTTTATCATTTATGACAAAGAAAAACTCTCTCTTCTTTATGTTTTGTTCCTCTTTTAGGTTTTTATGCAATTGAGCAATGTAAGACTTATAATCCATTTGATTGTTCCACGAGTCTTTTATTGATGTTATTTTAGCCCTGTTTATCAGTTCATCATTGTTGTTGCTATTAATAGAAATAACCTCTCTATTCGGAATAAATGTATAAATCACAACTTTATCAATCGGTTGGTATCTATCTGTAGCAAAGTATCCTACATTATTTATTTCATCTATTACCATCATATAATCGTTATATATAGAGTTGAAAGGCATACCCATTTGGTTTGGAGTAAAATAAGAGTCATTATTTGCATTATATCGAGTAATAAACAAATCGTACCCTCCTATCGAATTATTCCCTGTAGATGCAAAATATATAGTTATACCATCTTGAAGTACAAACGGATAATTATCATTAGATATAGAATCGTTAGAAAGAGATAGATGCCTTTTATCAGTCCAATTGTTTTGCAAATTAATTTCTGAATATAGTTGAAGCCTATCTCCTTCTTTATCGGCAAAATATCTTTTGTCATTTAAATGATTAGTATAAACCACTTTATCTCCTCGCATCTCTAATATACCACATTCTTGACTAAAAGAATAAGCTCTTAAGAAGTTGTTTTTATCGATAATTACACTGTCTATA of the Dysgonomonadaceae bacterium PH5-43 genome contains:
- a CDS encoding uncharacterized protein YqfA (UPF0365 family) (product_source=COG4864; cog=COG4864; pfam=PF12127; superfamily=117892; transmembrane_helix_parts=Inside_1_6,TMhelix_7_29,Outside_30_329); amino-acid sequence: MVESGMFLWVVLVIAAIVLLSIFFYYVPFVLWINAKASGVNISLIQLFLMRLRKVPPPVIVNAMIEAHKAGLKNITRDLLEAHYLAGGHVERVVHALVSAEKANIDLTFQMATAIDLAGRDVFNAVQMSVNPKVIDTPAIAAVAKNGIQLLVRARITVRANIKQLVGGAGEETVIARVGEGIIASIGAQETHAEVLEEPDSISKVVLKKGLDAGTAFEILSIDIADIDIGKNIGAELQMDQAQADKNIAQARAEERRAMAVALEQEMKAKAQEARAKVIEAEAEVPKAMAEAFRNGNLGIMDYYKMKNIQADTDMRDAIAKPNKPQQNK
- a CDS encoding membrane-bound ClpP family serine protease (product_source=COG1030; cog=COG1030; pfam=PF01957; superfamily=103481,141322; transmembrane_helix_parts=Outside_1_4,TMhelix_5_27,Inside_28_28,TMhelix_29_46,Outside_47_50,TMhelix_51_73,Inside_74_154) yields the protein MDIFIVVTLCILGILLILVEIFLIPGVTIAAIIGAVFALGGIFYAFSSLGTTAGIITVAVVSVVTLLAVVYLIKSKALDSIALKTDISSTVASESQTNYEVGDEGVTISRLNPIGKVKVNGVVIEGKSIGDFINEDTPIVVVKVSPTQLLVKTK
- a CDS encoding hypothetical protein (product_source=Hypo-rule applied; cath_funfam=1.25.40.10; pfam=PF07676,PF14559; smart=SM00028; superfamily=48452; transmembrane_helix_parts=Inside_1_19,TMhelix_20_42,Outside_43_489), which codes for MQLTLFSKKSLTLKAIRFRIVVKKINYIIYTLVIAFSFSFSINAQTLNEGKGLYLEGKFAEALPAFEKAIKSSPKNASYNQWYGTCLLETGRVEDSKQYLTFAASKKLIEAYNSLGKAHYLLYEFEESAAAFTKYKEALIKEKKEIAADAVTPLIDRSQRAARLLSNCEDIQIIDSVIIDKNNFLRAYSFSQECGILEMRGDKVVYTNHLNDKRYFADKEGDRLQLYSEINLQNNWTDKRHLSLSNDSISNDNYPFVLQDGITIYFASTGNNSIGGYDLFITRYNANNDSYFTPNQMGMPFNSIYNDYMMVIDEINNVGYFATDRYQPIDKVVIYTFIPNREVISINSNNNDELINRAKITSIKDSWNNQMDYKSYIAQLHKNLKEEQNIKKREFFFVINDKIIYYTLDDFENDAAKQAFLKSQQIENSIEVLNKELEEHRKEFAKGNRSNQRLNSNILSKESKIESLILQLEETQRNARNFEIKYLRK